The sequence TCGCTATGCGCGTGCAGTCAACTCCGGCACCTCGGCTCTGATTTCGGCCCTCAACTTCTTCGAAATTGAGGGGAAGGAAGTTCTGGTGCCGACCAATACGTTTCTCGCATCGGCCAACGCGGTGATCTTCGCCGGCGGAACCCCCGTCTTCTGCGATATCGTCCCTGAAACCCTGCTGATTGATTTTGATGAGATCGTACGCCGCACCAACGAGAAAACGGCAGGTCTGGTTCTGGTGCATCAAGCCGGGCTGATTCCGCCGGACCTGGCGCGGATCCGAGACTATTGCCGGGACAACAACCTCTTTCTCCTCGAGGATAGCGCGCATGCGGCCGGCTCCAGCAGTGCAGAGGGTCGCGCCGGAGGACTCGGCGACGCGTCGGCATTCTCGATGCTGGCAACCAAGATCATTACGGCGGGTGGCGAAGGCGGTATGGTGACGACGAACTCGGAGGCGTTGGCACATCGTGCGACCAGCCTGCGGTTCCATGGCGAGGATCATAAGCGGGGAATCCAGGATCGGGTGGGATATTCCTGGCGAATGACTGAAATTCAGGCGATCGCTGGATTGACGCAGGTCCGCCGACTGGACGAGATTGTTTCGCTGCGGATGAGTGTAGCCGCCCGTTATGATGAAGGTTTCCGTGATCTGGAGAGCGCAAACGCATTGCCGCTGCCGGAGGGTTGTCGCAATGCCTACTACAAATACCCGCTGATTCTCGGCGACCATCTCAGCCGCCCGGACGTCAAGGAACGTTTGGAGAAAGAGTTCGCGGTGAAGTCGGGGACGTCCTACTGGCCGACCTGTCATCTGCAGCCTGCTTATCGAGAAAAATATGGTTATGCCGAAGGTGATTTCCCGAAGGCGGAGCATACCCTGAATCAAACGATTGCCTTGCCTATGCATTGCCATCTTACGGAGGAAGAAGTGGACCGCGTGATCGCTGCTGTAAGAGCGATTGCTGGTTGATGGAGTTCGAAATGAAGAAAAATTCAATCGGAAAAGATCTTTTGGAATCGGCGAGTCTCGGCGCGCTCAGCTGGGCTGTCGGGATGGTGGCTTTCAGTTGTGCCGAGATCCTCACGAACGCTTTTCTGGATCTCTATCAACCGTGGTCTGTTTGGCGCGTGGTGCTGCTGACCTACGCCGTTTTCGGAGCCTTGCTCGGCCTCGGTGCGGGGTTGGGGATTTGGGTGCTGCGTGTCTTGAGCGGTTGGCGCGAGACTTCAGCCGTGCCGCTGTTGATGGGGGCCTTCCTTGGCGTCTTCTTGCTGATGGTGATTGGTGTCCCCCTGAATGATCGCTACCTGCCCGGTTTCTTTGCCCCCATCAGCCTCGCTACAAATGCGGGCGCTATCGCTGTCTGCACGGGGCTGGCACTGGCAGCATTTGCTCATCTTCGGACGCGCTCAGGCGGGCTGCTCTGGCTCTCTTTTATCAACTTGGGCCTGGCCTTCGGCTTTGTTTTGGCGCTTTATCGGTATCTCGACATGTACGTTCTCCAAACGGAGCCTGTGCTGGAGTCGGTGCTCAGCTTCGGGAGCGTAGCCATTGTCGGTCTCCTGCTCTGGCGTTGCGGTGTGCGCATTCTCGAGATCTTCACGGGCGAGAAGGTTCTGGCGAAGGCAGCTGTCAGCGGCCTGATTGCGATTGCCCTGATTTGGAGTGTTGGTCTTTATCTCGAGCGTGAAATTCGCCCCCATGGGAAAGCGGCAGCGGCGACCGACGGCAAGCCGAATTTGCTCTGGATCGTCATGGATACGACGCGCGCTGATCATCTGGGTTCCTATGGATACGAGAAAGGAACCAGTCCCAATCTTGATGAGATGGCCAAGCAAAGTGTTGTGTTCGAAAAAGCGATCTCCCAGGCGTCATGGACGATGCCGAGCCATTTTCAGATGGTGACCTCTCGGTTCGATAGCGGCAAGGAGAATGCCCTGCCGGATGACTACGAAACGGTCGCCGAGATTCTGCGTGACGAAGGATACGACACAGCCTCGGTCCTGGGGAACTATTCTCTGGGCCGCCGTTCCGGCTTCGACCAGGGCTTCGCGGACGTCATGGACGGTCCGGTCAATATCTTCTACCTGAAGTTCTTCGATAAATTACCCGTTGTGAAATGGATGGTACGCTCCGGTTTGATCGCTCCGGACACCGCGGTTCGTTGGTACCACCGCCATACTTTTCTCGAGGGCGTGGGTGCCCGCGGGGCCGACTTGACGGATC is a genomic window of Candidatus Binatia bacterium containing:
- a CDS encoding sulfatase; protein product: MKKNSIGKDLLESASLGALSWAVGMVAFSCAEILTNAFLDLYQPWSVWRVVLLTYAVFGALLGLGAGLGIWVLRVLSGWRETSAVPLLMGAFLGVFLLMVIGVPLNDRYLPGFFAPISLATNAGAIAVCTGLALAAFAHLRTRSGGLLWLSFINLGLAFGFVLALYRYLDMYVLQTEPVLESVLSFGSVAIVGLLLWRCGVRILEIFTGEKVLAKAAVSGLIAIALIWSVGLYLEREIRPHGKAAAATDGKPNLLWIVMDTTRADHLGSYGYEKGTSPNLDEMAKQSVVFEKAISQASWTMPSHFQMVTSRFDSGKENALPDDYETVAEILRDEGYDTASVLGNYSLGRRSGFDQGFADVMDGPVNIFYLKFFDKLPVVKWMVRSGLIAPDTAVRWYHRHTFLEGVGARGADLTDRSIDWINGRDGDRPFFLFLNYMDVHDAFDPPEPYRSQFAPGVDPMLGFVRFDAEEGEAIDSNTFVRDVLPTMEPGDWGELVDLYDGEIAYLDEHIGRLLADLEAQGELDNTIVVVTSDHGELFGEHDLAYHFKALTEEETHVPLIIRYPSGMPAGARVPGAVELNDILPTVLELAEIESDAPMDGSSLVAAARTGNADTGPVFTYLLRDPRAKFPHTLAGHLLGVRKDGQKYVWSSGGEHEFYVLENDPKAHDNLYISRGGAPMELEEELARWRDSVGLNEISKEKLDPITRDRLRALGYID
- a CDS encoding DegT/DnrJ/EryC1/StrS aminotransferase family protein, whose translation is MEMIQVAKPYFTDDDIDFITENTRDVLKSGMLMQGKWVREFEETFAAYCGVRYARAVNSGTSALISALNFFEIEGKEVLVPTNTFLASANAVIFAGGTPVFCDIVPETLLIDFDEIVRRTNEKTAGLVLVHQAGLIPPDLARIRDYCRDNNLFLLEDSAHAAGSSSAEGRAGGLGDASAFSMLATKIITAGGEGGMVTTNSEALAHRATSLRFHGEDHKRGIQDRVGYSWRMTEIQAIAGLTQVRRLDEIVSLRMSVAARYDEGFRDLESANALPLPEGCRNAYYKYPLILGDHLSRPDVKERLEKEFAVKSGTSYWPTCHLQPAYREKYGYAEGDFPKAEHTLNQTIALPMHCHLTEEEVDRVIAAVRAIAG